A region from the Methanolacinia paynteri genome encodes:
- a CDS encoding RAD55 family ATPase, with translation MSNRIEEIPDISKVKSLSSGIDGLDFQLDGGIPAGSLILVMCDPLSGIEKLSKQFWEADDSGKSSYFMLDSAVEAGMADAGNMNPGEISANMTGKWVVVDSLSTMLLKYGIDDIIGLLNEVSGKVRKEGGNILLIMYTGIHSAYEEILIKRNCDTIFTLNLSIHGNEVERNLQVNKIKGLDLPKRVFPYNILNKGIELSTTGRVV, from the coding sequence ATGTCAAACAGAATAGAGGAGATCCCTGATATCAGCAAAGTAAAAAGCCTTTCAAGCGGCATTGACGGGCTTGATTTTCAGCTTGACGGGGGCATTCCGGCAGGCTCCCTGATCCTGGTAATGTGTGATCCTCTATCCGGAATTGAAAAATTGTCAAAGCAGTTCTGGGAGGCAGATGACTCAGGTAAAAGTTCATATTTCATGCTTGATTCGGCGGTTGAAGCTGGCATGGCAGACGCCGGGAATATGAACCCCGGGGAGATTTCAGCGAATATGACAGGTAAATGGGTCGTCGTCGATTCTCTCTCTACGATGCTTTTAAAATACGGTATTGATGATATCATCGGGTTACTGAATGAAGTGTCGGGAAAGGTCAGGAAAGAGGGTGGAAATATTCTTCTTATAATGTATACCGGAATTCATTCAGCTTATGAAGAGATATTAATCAAAAGGAACTGCGACACCATCTTTACTCTTAATCTCAGCATACACGGGAACGAAGTCGAGCGAAATCTTCAGGTAAATAAGATTAAAGGGTTGGATCTGCCTAAAAGAGTGTTCCCGTATAATATACTGAACAAAGGAATCGAACTTTCGACGACCGGCAGGGTCGTGTAA
- a CDS encoding acyltransferase family protein, which produces MRFFAAASIIFSHCFALYLGYSNVFLFDWHLLVGQTGLAILLVISGYLITQSWDKKPQLKLFLWKRALRIVPGLIISISMIMLIIGPLNTTFSIQEYFWNLTSVSTWLAVPFYTNGGAIGIFTNNPVTYVNAPLWTIPVEFSLYILVALLGVIGILKKRYIMLPFILLTALAWLSFYDSPVLNKIRFAIYFFIGSFLYMNKDKIKFRWWIGLILLIPIFLTFGTEYMFIFAFIAIPYFVVLIAYAKIPHLSGFGKWGDPSYGMYIYTYPIQQTILNFWPSVEIWQLIALSFGCAIPLAYLSWHLVEKKALALKNIRLNCKSGSKSEIV; this is translated from the coding sequence TTGAGGTTTTTTGCGGCTGCGTCCATAATATTTTCACATTGTTTTGCCCTGTACCTCGGTTATTCTAATGTATTCCTCTTTGACTGGCACCTGCTGGTCGGGCAGACAGGTCTTGCAATACTTCTTGTGATCAGCGGTTACCTGATCACCCAGAGCTGGGACAAAAAACCCCAGTTAAAACTGTTCCTGTGGAAGAGGGCGCTGAGGATAGTTCCGGGACTGATAATATCCATATCGATGATAATGCTCATCATCGGACCACTGAATACCACTTTTTCAATCCAAGAATATTTCTGGAATCTGACCTCGGTTTCAACATGGCTGGCAGTCCCGTTTTACACCAACGGCGGGGCGATCGGGATCTTTACAAATAATCCGGTGACCTACGTCAATGCACCCCTGTGGACTATCCCGGTTGAATTCAGCCTCTACATTCTTGTAGCTCTTCTCGGGGTTATCGGAATCCTCAAAAAAAGATATATCATGCTCCCGTTCATCCTGCTCACTGCTCTTGCATGGCTCAGTTTTTATGACAGTCCGGTGCTGAACAAGATCCGTTTTGCAATCTATTTCTTTATCGGGTCGTTCCTTTACATGAACAAGGACAAAATTAAGTTCAGGTGGTGGATAGGCCTGATATTGTTAATCCCGATATTTCTGACATTCGGGACAGAATATATGTTCATATTCGCGTTTATTGCCATACCCTATTTCGTAGTACTGATTGCATATGCGAAGATCCCTCATCTGTCCGGGTTCGGAAAATGGGGCGATCCTTCATACGGCATGTATATCTACACATACCCTATCCAGCAGACAATTCTGAACTTCTGGCCGTCTGTTGAGATCTGGCAGCTTATTGCACTCTCCTTCGGGTGTGCAATTCCCCTGGCGTATCTCTCGTGGCACCTTGTTGAAAAGAAGGCCCTGGCGTTGAAAAATATCAGACTGAATTGCAAGTCAGGGAGCAAATCGGAGATTGTATAA
- a CDS encoding methionine synthase has product MKIMAKPLPTTVVGSYPAVKAKGFKSLLNPEKEALETAVSDQIEAGIDIISTGQVRGDMISTIISKLPGISGQEVKGLIKPAAGPITVSDTKYAVSKHGKVKAMFAGPSTIAHALKIKTPMYRDRDEIIPDITSALVREAGYLQETGITILQIDEPILSTGIANMNTAYESIRSIAGSLRVPTCLHVCGNIGSIIDILLKMPVDIIDLEFANNPDNLETISKNEIHDKIIGYGVVDSADTNIDSVKTIISRIEKGVDLFGPERLLIDPDCGLRMHERAVAFGKLKNMTEAAETVRIQL; this is encoded by the coding sequence ATGAAGATAATGGCCAAACCGCTTCCGACGACTGTCGTCGGAAGCTATCCTGCAGTTAAGGCGAAAGGGTTCAAATCATTACTAAACCCGGAGAAGGAAGCGCTGGAGACTGCGGTATCCGACCAGATAGAGGCGGGTATCGACATCATCTCCACCGGCCAGGTCAGGGGAGACATGATCTCGACGATAATCTCAAAACTTCCGGGCATCAGCGGCCAGGAGGTCAAAGGGCTTATAAAACCTGCAGCAGGCCCTATTACAGTCTCCGACACAAAATACGCAGTTTCAAAGCACGGGAAAGTCAAGGCAATGTTTGCCGGTCCTTCCACTATTGCTCACGCCTTAAAGATCAAGACCCCGATGTACAGGGACAGGGACGAGATCATTCCGGATATCACAAGTGCGCTCGTCCGGGAAGCCGGATACCTGCAGGAAACAGGAATTACGATACTCCAGATAGACGAACCGATTTTGTCTACCGGAATTGCCAATATGAACACGGCATATGAATCAATCAGGTCGATTGCCGGCTCCCTCAGGGTGCCAACCTGTCTTCATGTATGCGGAAATATCGGGAGTATAATAGACATTCTCCTGAAGATGCCGGTAGATATTATCGATCTCGAGTTCGCAAACAACCCTGACAATCTCGAGACGATCTCAAAGAATGAGATTCACGATAAGATCATAGGATACGGAGTGGTCGATTCTGCAGATACAAATATCGATTCTGTAAAAACCATTATCTCAAGGATAGAGAAAGGTGTCGACTTATTCGGGCCTGAAAGATTATTAATCGACCCGGACTGCGGCCTGAGAATGCACGAAAGGGCCGTCGCCTTCGGAAAACTCAAAAATATGACAGAAGCGGCAGAGACAGTACGCATTCAGTTATAA